The Tamandua tetradactyla isolate mTamTet1 chromosome 23, mTamTet1.pri, whole genome shotgun sequence genomic interval GGCGTGTGGGGTCAGTGGCCACCAGGTTGGTCAGGAGAGGTGGGTGCCCTCTTGGAGTCGGGGTGAGTCAGGAGGCCCGCCCCTGGTCATAGCCCCTAGCCCAGCCCCTCTGGGCACATCCTGGGCCGCCCTGTGCAGGGATGGGGGTGCGACCGGGTCCTTGTCCTGTCTCCCTTTGGTGGCAGGTTCTAGAGGTGGTGAAGAAGCACGGCGTGCGGCTGACCACAGTGCTGACCACCCATCACCACTGGTGAGTGCTGCCCTAAAGGCTGTTTCCCGCACAACCTGCCTGGGCAGGGGTGAGGGGGGCAGGCTGTTGCCCCTGGTGTCATGGGCAACAGCAGCACACGGGAGTCTGGGACACTTGCTGCCCTCAGGGGAGCTCAGAGCCCCCTGAGCCATTCTCGCTGGGGGCTTGGCATCCTGCAGCACTGCAGGAGGGCCCCTCAGGACTgcagcccctcctccccctcGCCCTGTGCAAAGGGCTGGGTGACAGCCCCActgtgggcagggccagggctggggaggggcctcTGCCGTTGGGGGAGAAATCTACCCAGGCGCTGGCGTTTCTGGGCAGGCAGCCACATTCAGAGAGGTtggctttttgtgtttttttttttttttttttttttttttttaataattgaaagCTTTAGAATGGAAAAAGACAACCTGTTTGGGTTTTAGGGCCAGAGTTGCCTGCCCAAGGcccttcttttgatttttaaagcttTCATTTGAGACTCTTTTAAACTAGAAGTGAAAAGGTTTATTTGGCCctggattttattttccaaataattgcCTGAGTGCAACCTTGAGCCTCGGCTGTGACCTCCCAGCCTGTAGTTGTGCCCCTTCCCCTGCTGGCAGCATGAGGTCTTCTGTCCTCTCCCATGGGAGTGGGTTGCGGGTGTGGCAGGCCAGTCTGCTGAGTGGTTGCTGTGGCCGTCACAGCGCGCTGGAGTCTTGGGGGGGTCTGTGCCGTCGTGGGTGGACCCCTGCCTCCGGGAGGTGTAGTGCGTGGGCTCCCTGGGGCATCTCGGAGCCATCTGACCCTCCACCTGTGCCTGTGCTGACCATGTGGCCTACACCTCCCCCAGGACCCCCGCTTCTCTCACCCCTCCTTGGCAGCCCCCACTGTAGATGTCCAGATGCCTCACCCCACTCTATCTTAAGGCTTTTGGGGCTTTCTCAGCACCCTCTCAGGTTTGTGCTAAACTTAAACCTTAAACCGCATCCTAAAGTGAGTTCTTGGGTATGGGCTCTGCCTCATGCTGTGGGAAAGTCATCCCAGCTGGTTCCTTGGTGGCAGCAGTTAAGGAGAACGCACTTGGGTACATGGGGCGTCTGCCTGGTCCCTGCGGGGTGCCGGCCAGCCTCTATGTGGACGGCCCACCTGCAGCTGGTCCCTGGCCCCCTGCCACTGCCTTGCACCCATTATTGTAGGGCCCTGCCGTGTGGAGGGTCAGGGGGCCCCGGGGCTCATGAAGGGGCACCTGAGGGCCGGGGCAGAGGGGCCGCTAACATGCGGAGTGAAGCAAAGCCTATACCCAGTGCTAGGACGTGCGCCCTATGGCAGGTTCACAGCTGCGGTGGGCTTCATGCCCCAGGAAGGCCACGACCTCGATCTTTCTGCTGCCACCACAACAAAGCACCAAAACAGAGTGCCTTAACAGAATTTATCCACTGCTCTGCAGGCTCTAAGTCTGAAATCTGCAGGGCACAGCGTCTTACGCTTCCCCCAGCCTCTGGTGGCTAGCAGGCGGTCCTGGGCCTCGAGGCTTGCCGCGTCACGCCTGGCCTCCCTGTGGCCTGTGACTGGGCCCAGGTTCCCCCCCTCAAGAGGACATTGGTCTCACTGGACAAAGGCCCGCCCTGCTCCAGGATGACCTCCTTTTAAGGTACCCCATTCCAACTAATAGCCCAGTTTCCCAGTACGGTCACTTCGTAGGGTCCTGGGGGTTAGGGCGCCACATATCTACCCATGGCACTGCCACTAGCCCCTTTTCTGAAGTACAGGGTGGGTGGCCTCTCTGGTCACAGTTTTGGGTGCACCAGGGTGACCGGCCCGGGAGGTCCCACTAGGTGTGCTTCAGCATCTCCCGGGAGTGACGGCACTGGGGGCAGTTAGGGCATTGCTGGCCTGGCCTAGTGGTCTCCATAGGTCTCCCTCGGGGGATTGTGAGACTCCCTGCACCCTGTCCCATTAAATCAGATTGTCCAGCTGGGCCCAGGGCTGCAGTGGTTGGTGAGGGTCCCCAGCTGATCCCACTGTGACCCAAAGCTGGAGGGGATCCACTGTCTGTGATTTCGTCTGCTCCAAAGAGCTCTGTGGCGACGGTGTCTGAGAACATCCCTTAAGGGGGCTGAAGGGCAGGTGAGGAGTCAGCATAGTGGGCCGGAGGGTGCGCGTGTCTGCTCCAAGGACTGTGACTGGGCAAAAGAGCCGAGTAGGCATCAGCCATCGAGCAGCTCTGCCAGCCATCAGCCTTTGCCCCCCATGTCGGCCTCCAGGGACCATGCTGGTGGCAACGAGAAGCTGGTCAAGCTGCTCCCAGGGTTGAAGGTGTATGGGGGCGATGACCGCATCGGGGCCTTGACGCACAAGGTCACACACCTGTCCACGCTGCAGGTAAGCTGACGGCGGGTGAGGTCCCAGCCCGGGGGCCATGGGGCCAGCTCGGTCTCTGAATGATGGATGAGGCCTCTCGGGGCTCTGCCTGGGCAGGCTGTCTGGACAGTGTTCCCTGCAGAGGCGGACAAGCAGATGAGGGCGTAGAACAGGAGTGGGTGTGGAGAAAAGCTTTAAAAGAAGGGCAGTTGTGAGGCAGTTGGGGAAAGTTAAACACAGACTGTGAGAGAATGTCAGCATGTCAGTGCCAAGTGGTTTGGCTGTGATAATGAGCTTATGGGGGGTGTGTCCTTTACTTAGGCGATGTGGCTGCCATGTTAGGGGTGCTTTGTCAGGATGTCGGCACTGCACCTCCAGCTGGCTCAGCAAAAAGGCACATGCAGGGCACGGATGGTTCCGCGGTAGGGTCcacgcctgccatgcaggagacccaggttcgagttccagaccatgcaccgcaTCCCCGCCCCCAAAAAGGCATGTGCAGTATGAAGAAAGCACCATGCAGACGTGGCAGGATGCGGGCACTTGGTGAATCCCGCTAGAAGGGGTCTGGTTGttactttttcaagtttttggtaGATTTGCACATTTTTGAAATAGTTAGATGGGCTgggatggagaaaaagaaaagagtaggGAAAAAATCAAGCATTAGGATGGAAAGTTGTCTTTTTTAGCAGTTTGTCTAGTTTGGATTTGACATGATTTTggggaagaaaacagaagaagccCCTTTCTGCTTTCTGCTTTGCATGCCAGCATGCATGCGTGTTCCAGAGTGTTCCCTGCCACGCAGCAGGCCCAGGATTGGCTCCCATGGGGCCTGGACATGGCGCCCTCACCTTCTAGGCCGCCCCACTGGTGGCTGGCCCTGAGGCCAGGCGCAGGGTCTGGCGGCCCCCGAAGTGGGGATGGGGGGTTCTGAGAAGACCTGCATGTGCTGGGCATCTGTGCGTGTAGGGGGGAGCTGTGGTTGAGTGTGACCGCACATTTGCCCTCCTGGGGAAGGCTACCCCCTGTTATTTGGGGTGCATAGGTCACTGCTTGCTTTATTTGCAGGTGGGGTCTCTCATCGTCAAATGCCTGTCGACGCCGTGCCACACTTCGGGACACATCTGCTACTTTGTGAACAAGCCCGGCAGCTCAGAGGCTCCTGCTGTGTTCACAGGTGGGCGTGGGGGTCCTTGGACCTCTGGGGAGAAGAGCAGAGTGCTGCCTGCCAGGCTGGCTGCACAGGACAGCCTTTCCATGGTTGTTTTAAATCCATGTGAAGGGGGGCCGTGGCCCTCAGGGCAGGCCGGGCCCCTCCCTATGCATTCTGGGCCAGGCAGGCAGCTGTGGAAGTGAGGGGGGTGCTGGGGTTCCCCCCACTGAGACCCTCCCAGTGCTGGCTGCTTCAGGGGTCTTGGGGGACGGCTCTGTGCCCATACCTCCCCTTGGTATGTGCCCTGTGCCCGAGGAAGTCCTTGCATGGGAGTCAGCCAGACAGGACAGCCAACGTGCCCAGGGCAGCCTGTGCGTGGCCCTTGGGTCCTCCAGGGTGTCCTGGGTGGGAATTTGACAGAAACAGTCCTCCAGAGTGACCTGTGTGAAGCCAGGGCTCCATCCGAGGCCCCTGTACAAAGTGCAGCGGGGTGCTGGGCTTTGGGGGGCGGCTGCTCTGTGAATCTAGGATCACAGACCAAAGGCAGGCCTACTTGACCTCCAGCAGCTGCACGTTTGTTTTTGGCTCCAGAGCGACTGCGGGCTCTGGTCCCTTTTCTCCTTtgagaagcagagggaaaagGCGCCACCTGCATGGCTTGTAGTGCAGAATAATTGAGCTGACGCGTTTGTGGTGAACATCTGCTCTGGGAGGAATTCTAGGTGAAATTCCCTGCACCTCAGTTGCTGCTTTGTGAGACGGTGGCCTGTGCCAGGGAGGGAGTGAGGGCGTTGGTAAGGGCTCCCTGAGAAGTAAGGCCCTGGTGTGGGGAAGGGGCCAGAGTGTGGAGACCTGGGGAAGGGTCTCTAGCAAGGGGGGCTAGCCAGCCTGCGAGGGCTGAGGCAGGAAGGGGCATGTTTGGGGGCAGGCAGGCTGGGTCGGAGCAGCGCTGGGTCTTGTCACGGGGCCTCTGTGGGCTGTGGGAGCTGCCGCAGCAGGGGCCGGCGCTATCTTGTGGATTATGGCTCTGGGGCCCGAGGAGGCAGGGAGAGCTGCCTGGCAGGTGGGCAGAGGGGCTGGTTTGCTAGGGGTTTGGTGTGTCGGCTATCAGGACTGGCAATGGACTGGGTGTGGGGTGGTGAAGGGAGGGATGGGGGTTTGGCTCTTGGTTTGAGCAGTACTGGGTGGCTAGTGGTGCCCATTATCCAGGCGAGAGGGAAGAAAAGGTTTGGGGAGGGTGGGGCCCGAGAGGCCTGGGACGTGTTTGGGTATCTTGGTGGGGTAATGGCTGGTGGTGGCGGCCCAGGTCTGGGTGTCTGGTCCATCAGCTGTGTAGCCTCTTGTCCCCAGTTGGCCAGTGCAGGCAAAGGTGCCCCAGGGTGTCCTGACGCCATGTTTTCCAGGAGACACTCTGTTTGTGGCCGGCTGCGGGAAGTTCTACGAGGGCACAGCAGACGAGATGCACAAGGCCCTGCTGGAGATCCTGGGCCGCCTGCCTCCAGACACGGTACGCAGCACCCACCCCCCCCGGAGAAACGGCCCACCCCAGTCCTGTGAGGCTGGGAAGATGGCGTGCATTTCCTTTGCAGGGTGGGTTTTCCTTTTCAATGCACATATTACTGGTGTTGAGCATGGGTGCCGAGAAGTAGCACGCCAGCGCCCAGGGCAGGTGGAGGGAGGGACCTGGACCGGGAGCCCCTCCTGGCCCCCGGGGAGTGGTCTGAAGGTGGGCTAGCCTGGCTTTTCAGAGCTGCCGTGCTCGGCTTTTCCTCAGAAAGTGTACTGTGGCCACGAGTACACCATCAACAACCTCAAGTTCGCGCGCCACGTGGAGCCCAACAACGTCGCcatccaggagaagctggcctgGGCCAAGGTCAGTGGGGCGGGGCTGTGGGCGGGCTCTGAGCCTGGCGAGCTTGCTGGGGTGGAGAGGGGTCCCATGAGGCGACTCTCTGAGGAGGTCCTCGCCAGGCAGGGAGGGTACCCAGGTGGCTGCAGTGCGTGCCTTTCTCCAGAGCTGGCGGGGCCACATTGCTGAGCCCGCCAGGAAAGGGGCCTGTCTGTGTTCTCGTGCTTTAGACCCGCATGTGCTTACCTCCAACTGTGTAGCTGGTCCCCTGGGGTCTCAGGAAGAGGCAGCACCCACCCAAGGGCCTGCGATAGCTAGAGATTGTGCAGTTTCAGTGGGTGTCTGAGCAGGGCTGGAGCTGCAGGCCGTGGCCCCATTTCCCATGGCGGAGTGGCGACTGGCGGTGGAACTGGCCTCACCCTGTTTGGGAAACTGCTTCTCCTGTCCCCTCGGCCTGGCGAGTCTAAATGGGCATTAACTTCGTTGACCTCTTCAAATGCGCCTTCGCGGACCCAGCTCCGCCCCGAGCCAGCGAGCCAGTACCCAGGTTTGGCTGTGTTGGCTGGGAGGGTGGTGCAGGGGGCTGGGGCAAGTGCGCGGGCTTCTCCTGGATGCCAGCATTGGCCTGTCCCTTTCGCTCCCTGGAAGCTGGCGTCAGCCAGAAGCACACGGCCTCAGGTCTCAAGAGTGCACTCTCTTCTAAGCTCAGAAGCTGATGCAGCCTCAGgtgctttgcttttttaaaatgtcactgattttgttttttgtct includes:
- the HAGH gene encoding hydroxyacylglutathione hydrolase, mitochondrial isoform X4, with the protein product MVLGCGQLGRRSLAVLGATCARGPALLRVPSQHSATRRGLHMEQGAMKVELLPALTDNYMYLITDQDTREAAVVDPVQPQKVLEVVKKHGVRLTTVLTTHHHWDHAGGNEKLVKLLPGLKVYGGDDRIGALTHKVTHLSTLQVGSLIVKCLSTPCHTSGHICYFVNKPGSSEAPAVFTGDTLFVAGCGKFYEGTADEMHKALLEILGRLPPDTKVYCGHEYTINNLKFARHVEPNNVAIQEKLAWAKAKAFIAYFPLKIGLL
- the HAGH gene encoding hydroxyacylglutathione hydrolase, mitochondrial isoform X3, with translation MEQGAMKVELLPALTDNYMYLITDQDTREAAVVDPVQPQKVLEVVKKHGVRLTTVLTTHHHWDHAGGNEKLVKLLPGLKVYGGDDRIGALTHKVTHLSTLQVGSLIVKCLSTPCHTSGHICYFVNKPGSSEAPAVFTGDTLFVAGCGKFYEGTADEMHKALLEILGRLPPDTKVYCGHEYTINNLKFARHVEPNNVAIQEKLAWAKEKYGIGEPTVPSTIAEEFTYNPFMRVREKTVQQHAGETDPVTTMRAIRKEKDQFKVPRD
- the HAGH gene encoding hydroxyacylglutathione hydrolase, mitochondrial isoform X2 yields the protein MVLGCGQLGRRSLAVLGATCARGPALLRVPSQHSATRRGLHMEQGAMKVELLPALTDNYMYLITDQDTREAAVVDPVQPQKVLEVVKKHGVRLTTVLTTHHHWDHAGGNEKLVKLLPGLKVYGGDDRIGALTHKVTHLSTLQVGSLIVKCLSTPCHTSGHICYFVNKPGSSEAPAVFTGDTLFVAGCGKFYEGTADEMHKALLEILGRLPPDTKVYCGHEYTINNLKFARHVEPNNVAIQEKLAWAKEKYGIGEPTVPSTIAEEFTYNPFMRVREKTVQQHAGETDPVTTMRAIRKEKDQFKC
- the HAGH gene encoding hydroxyacylglutathione hydrolase, mitochondrial isoform X1; the protein is MVLGCGQLGRRSLAVLGATCARGPALLRVPSQHSATRRGLHMEQGAMKVELLPALTDNYMYLITDQDTREAAVVDPVQPQKVLEVVKKHGVRLTTVLTTHHHWDHAGGNEKLVKLLPGLKVYGGDDRIGALTHKVTHLSTLQVGSLIVKCLSTPCHTSGHICYFVNKPGSSEAPAVFTGDTLFVAGCGKFYEGTADEMHKALLEILGRLPPDTKVYCGHEYTINNLKFARHVEPNNVAIQEKLAWAKEKYGIGEPTVPSTIAEEFTYNPFMRVREKTVQQHAGETDPVTTMRAIRKEKDQFKVPRD